In Paenibacillus sonchi, a single genomic region encodes these proteins:
- a CDS encoding GNAT family N-acetyltransferase: MKSDPFIPVLFDFPEFFETERLLVRAPQWGDGRAVNEAIRESLEELKPWMPFAQSMPALEESEIYVRDSRLKFLNRTVLNMLIFHKTEGTFLGCTGLHHIDWETRCFEAGYWLRTTCTGKGYITEAVNGITRFAIQELAANRIEIRCSARNARSAAVAERAGFLLDGILRLNTLGLDGELHDSKVYAKVRGAEF, encoded by the coding sequence ATGAAGTCAGATCCATTTATCCCGGTCTTGTTTGACTTTCCCGAGTTCTTTGAGACCGAACGCCTGCTGGTGCGCGCCCCGCAGTGGGGTGACGGGAGGGCAGTGAATGAGGCGATCCGCGAGAGTCTGGAAGAGCTGAAGCCATGGATGCCTTTTGCCCAAAGCATGCCGGCATTAGAGGAATCCGAAATATACGTCAGAGATTCCAGGCTGAAATTTCTGAACCGGACTGTGCTGAATATGCTTATTTTTCATAAGACAGAGGGGACCTTTCTCGGGTGTACCGGCCTGCATCATATTGACTGGGAGACCCGCTGTTTTGAAGCCGGATACTGGCTGCGGACCACCTGCACAGGCAAGGGATACATCACGGAGGCAGTGAACGGAATTACCCGCTTTGCCATACAGGAGCTTGCGGCGAACCGGATTGAAATCCGCTGCAGCGCACGTAATGCCAGAAGTGCAGCCGTCGCTGAGCGTGCGGGTTTTTTACTGGATGGCATTCTGCGTCTTAACACCCTCGGCCTGGATGGAGAACTGCATGACTCCAAGGTATACGCCAAGGTACGGGGAGCCGAATTTTAG
- a CDS encoding 5'-methylthioadenosine/adenosylhomocysteine nucleosidase, translating to MSIAIIGAMEEEVAPLLPKLRDVRSLKAGGGKLYAGVLDGQEVVLLQSGIGKVNAAVTTTLLLERFHCELIINTGAAGGLAADLKVGDVVIAEELVYSDVDATAFSYAYGQVPQMPQRYPVAAGLLAQARKLVRRGVRQEQIVTGLITTADSFISDPERAVSIVSRFPEAKATDMEGAAIAQAAYQFGVPFLAVRAISDIAGSDAAGLFKSHLELAAANSAEVVLEILSRCKPPESFEI from the coding sequence ATGAGTATAGCGATTATCGGAGCCATGGAAGAAGAGGTAGCCCCGCTGCTGCCGAAGCTGCGGGATGTGCGCAGCCTGAAGGCTGGCGGCGGTAAGCTGTATGCCGGAGTGCTGGACGGACAGGAGGTAGTACTGCTTCAATCAGGCATCGGCAAGGTCAACGCGGCGGTGACCACCACGCTGCTGCTGGAGCGGTTCCACTGTGAGCTGATTATCAACACCGGAGCGGCGGGCGGTCTGGCTGCTGACCTGAAGGTTGGCGATGTGGTCATCGCTGAGGAACTGGTCTACAGCGATGTGGATGCTACGGCCTTCAGTTATGCCTACGGGCAGGTGCCGCAGATGCCGCAGCGTTATCCGGTTGCGGCCGGGCTGCTTGCACAGGCGCGGAAGCTCGTCCGGCGCGGCGTAAGGCAGGAGCAGATTGTCACCGGGCTGATTACGACAGCCGATTCTTTTATCAGCGATCCGGAACGGGCGGTGTCCATTGTCAGCCGGTTCCCGGAGGCGAAAGCGACCGACATGGAAGGTGCGGCGATTGCCCAGGCGGCCTATCAGTTCGGTGTTCCTTTTCTGGCGGTCCGCGCCATATCGGATATTGCCGGCTCCGATGCCGCCGGATTGTTCAAATCCCATCTGGAGCTGGCTGCTGCAAACTCGGCTGAGGTGGTGCTGGAGATTCTCTCCCGGTGTAAGCCGCCCGAAAGCTTTGAAATCTAA
- a CDS encoding sulfate/molybdate ABC transporter ATP-binding protein, giving the protein MHVEVRGLNKHFGDFHAVKDVNFGITKGHLIGLLGPSGGGKTSILRMLAGLETPDSGEIVFHGRTVNNLPPQEREIGFVFQNYALFKHMTVYENIAFGLKVKKANKHTIQNRVAELVELTGLKGFEKRYPHQLSGGQRQRVAFARALAPEPQLLLLDEPFAAIDAKIRQELRSWLRELIERVGITSIFVTHDQDEAIEVADEIMIINQGRLEQKGTPWDIYKEPKTPFVATFIGESTLIESAAELKGFHNTGGKPTKALIRPEYIEVGHLNEFKMASATEQGIVKHLHFRGSEWLVEVEVNGHKLVTYRSLEKETLTPGQEIAVLVHRAYLFNDERSWIQENGLKEDPMPVFI; this is encoded by the coding sequence ATGCATGTGGAGGTCCGGGGACTCAATAAGCATTTCGGAGATTTTCACGCGGTGAAGGACGTCAATTTCGGCATTACCAAAGGCCATCTGATCGGGCTGCTCGGTCCAAGCGGCGGGGGCAAAACCTCAATTCTGCGCATGCTGGCGGGACTGGAGACGCCGGACAGCGGCGAGATTGTTTTTCATGGCAGGACGGTCAATAATCTTCCTCCCCAGGAGCGCGAAATCGGCTTTGTGTTCCAGAACTATGCGCTGTTCAAGCATATGACGGTGTATGAGAATATTGCGTTTGGCCTGAAGGTGAAAAAAGCAAACAAACACACTATCCAGAACCGGGTGGCTGAGCTGGTGGAGCTTACGGGTCTCAAGGGTTTTGAAAAACGTTACCCGCATCAGCTCTCAGGGGGTCAGCGCCAGCGTGTTGCCTTTGCCCGGGCGCTTGCGCCTGAGCCGCAGCTGCTGCTGCTGGATGAACCGTTCGCAGCCATTGACGCCAAGATCCGCCAGGAGCTGCGTTCGTGGCTGCGTGAGCTGATTGAGCGTGTCGGCATCACCTCCATTTTCGTAACCCACGACCAGGATGAAGCGATTGAGGTAGCGGATGAGATCATGATTATTAATCAGGGCCGGCTGGAGCAGAAGGGCACGCCTTGGGACATCTATAAGGAGCCGAAGACGCCGTTTGTGGCGACCTTTATCGGGGAGTCTACCCTGATCGAGAGCGCCGCAGAGCTGAAGGGCTTCCACAACACCGGAGGTAAGCCGACTAAGGCGCTGATCCGTCCGGAATATATCGAAGTAGGCCACCTGAATGAATTCAAAATGGCTTCGGCTACGGAGCAGGGCATCGTGAAGCATCTGCATTTCCGCGGCAGCGAATGGCTGGTTGAGGTGGAAGTGAACGGCCATAAGCTGGTCACCTACCGCTCGCTGGAAAAAGAAACCCTGACCCCGGGCCAGGAAATCGCGGTGCTTGTCCACCGTGCTTATCTTTTTAACGACGAGCGGAGCTGGATTCAAGAGAACGGGTTGAAGGAAGACCCAATGCCTGTCTTTATCTAA
- a CDS encoding MetQ/NlpA family ABC transporter substrate-binding protein: MKKKWIHSTLLVAAVALFTAGCGNDKEASGAGSDSSAQEKKTLKISFNPGPYSDQFKNGVAPYLEKKGYTITYKEFTDGIQPNVAVANGEIDANVFQHSLYLQSINEREKIDLVGVVQVPTPPMGLYSKKHNSLDEVKDGDQVNLPNEPVNMLRALNVLKDVGWITLKDNIDPLQTSLADITSNPHNLKFIATEPAQGPRALEDVDYAAIQGNFAVSNNIKLTTALQLEKMTDPFTNIVAVDSKNKDAQFVKDIIEGYHSDEFQKYIKSNPDYEGYKLPAYFK, from the coding sequence ATGAAGAAAAAATGGATTCATTCAACGTTGCTGGTCGCCGCCGTCGCTTTATTTACTGCCGGATGCGGCAATGACAAGGAAGCTTCCGGTGCTGGCAGCGATTCCTCCGCACAAGAGAAGAAGACACTGAAGATCAGCTTTAATCCCGGACCTTACAGCGATCAGTTCAAGAACGGCGTTGCGCCTTATCTGGAGAAGAAGGGCTATACCATTACCTATAAAGAGTTCACAGACGGCATTCAGCCCAATGTGGCGGTAGCGAACGGCGAAATTGATGCCAACGTGTTCCAGCACTCCTTATACCTGCAGTCCATTAATGAACGGGAAAAAATAGATCTGGTGGGTGTAGTGCAGGTGCCGACTCCGCCAATGGGGCTGTATTCCAAAAAACATAACAGCCTGGATGAAGTGAAGGACGGCGATCAGGTCAATCTGCCGAATGAGCCGGTGAATATGCTCCGCGCCCTGAATGTGCTGAAGGATGTGGGCTGGATTACTCTGAAAGACAACATTGATCCTTTGCAGACTTCGCTTGCTGACATTACCTCGAATCCGCACAACCTGAAGTTTATTGCCACCGAGCCGGCACAGGGACCGCGGGCGCTGGAGGATGTGGATTACGCTGCGATTCAGGGGAACTTCGCTGTATCGAATAACATCAAGCTGACCACGGCACTGCAGCTGGAGAAAATGACCGATCCTTTCACAAATATCGTAGCAGTGGACAGCAAGAACAAGGATGCTCAATTTGTCAAAGACATCATTGAAGGGTATCATTCGGATGAATTCCAGAAATACATCAAATCGAACCCGGATTATGAAGGCTATAAGCTGCCGGCTTATTTTAAATAA
- a CDS encoding iron-containing alcohol dehydrogenase family protein, with product MPVEPQIIVRAAPQEFVCRPDSWGSLEQHLERRGIHRVLVVRGNRSWTAAAPYWPELKETEVHYHVYSGECSYRERDAIAGYASEHQLEAVIAVGGGKITDLVKSAAARLNLPAIILPTLAATCAAWSSLSVMYDERGAFIRFEVFPRSNALVLLDPAVIAASPPELLAAGIGDTLAKWYEADVIIRHLEAPPVEVELAWDAARKCRENLLRYSSAALAAVRSGELNDALTRTAETIIMVAGLVGGFGEDYGRTAGAHSVHDALTALPETHGLLHGSKVAYGVLVQLALEGNWPEIDGLLPFYEELGLPSSLRAMGLDHLTREELLELGERAAVPEASIHMMPGVITAEAVADAVAELEEYITAGQNQTKGEGIL from the coding sequence ATGCCAGTGGAACCGCAAATTATTGTACGCGCCGCGCCGCAGGAGTTCGTTTGCAGGCCGGACAGCTGGGGCAGCCTGGAACAGCACCTGGAGAGAAGAGGAATCCATCGTGTGCTGGTGGTGCGCGGGAACAGGTCTTGGACGGCGGCTGCACCATATTGGCCGGAGCTAAAAGAGACAGAGGTGCACTATCATGTGTACAGCGGAGAATGCAGCTACCGCGAGCGTGATGCCATTGCCGGCTATGCGTCAGAGCATCAGCTTGAGGCGGTCATCGCCGTAGGCGGCGGGAAGATTACCGATCTGGTAAAATCGGCAGCGGCCAGGCTGAATCTGCCGGCTATAATTCTTCCGACCCTGGCTGCGACCTGTGCAGCCTGGTCCTCGCTCAGTGTGATGTACGATGAGCGGGGGGCGTTCATCCGCTTTGAGGTTTTTCCGCGCAGCAATGCGCTGGTGCTGCTGGACCCGGCGGTCATCGCCGCTTCGCCGCCAGAGCTGCTGGCCGCCGGAATCGGTGATACTCTGGCGAAGTGGTATGAGGCGGATGTCATCATCAGACATCTGGAGGCACCGCCGGTTGAAGTGGAGCTGGCCTGGGATGCGGCGCGGAAATGCCGCGAAAACCTGCTGCGCTACAGCAGCGCGGCGCTTGCTGCTGTGAGGTCAGGAGAGCTGAATGATGCCCTGACCCGGACAGCCGAAACGATTATTATGGTCGCCGGGCTTGTAGGCGGGTTCGGTGAGGATTATGGCCGTACCGCAGGGGCCCATTCGGTGCACGATGCATTGACAGCCCTCCCGGAGACACACGGTCTGCTGCATGGCAGCAAGGTAGCTTACGGTGTGCTGGTGCAGCTGGCGCTGGAGGGGAACTGGCCGGAGATTGACGGGCTGCTGCCGTTCTATGAAGAGCTGGGCCTGCCGTCCAGTCTGAGAGCCATGGGGCTGGATCACCTGACGCGGGAAGAACTGCTGGAGCTGGGCGAAAGGGCGGCTGTGCCCGAAGCCTCCATCCATATGATGCCCGGCGTAATTACCGCCGAAGCGGTGGCGGATGCAGTGGCGGAGCTGGAGGAATACATAACGGCTGGCCAGAATCAGACAAAAGGAGAAGGCATCTTATGA
- a CDS encoding sulfate ABC transporter substrate-binding protein: MRLFKRSRQLHGWLAALMLAVLALAVAGCGNGKESTAAEKPQQGDLTLVVGAYSVAKDAMGEILPLFAAEWKVKTGQTLTFQQSYEASGTQARAIAGGFEADVTLLAMEGDVDKLVKAGLVEADWKDRGVNGMVTRSVVALGTREGNPKGIHDFADLAKPGVKVLYPNPKTSGGAQWDINAIYGAGLKLSEEQEGAKNPAAAKAFLESVHANVESLDKSGRASMAAFEYGVGDVIVTYENELLARIAQGVKYEVIIPRNTILIENPAAVVNKYAKEHGTSEAAQALVDYLTTPEAQQVFAKYGFRPVDEQVYAENKARYPVPAGLFDISYLGGWDEVRTTLYSKRGIWYQVLAGI, translated from the coding sequence ATGAGGCTTTTCAAAAGGAGCAGACAACTGCACGGATGGCTAGCTGCCCTAATGCTGGCAGTACTCGCGCTGGCGGTGGCCGGGTGCGGAAATGGAAAAGAAAGCACTGCGGCTGAAAAGCCACAGCAAGGTGATCTTACGCTGGTGGTAGGAGCCTATAGTGTGGCGAAGGATGCCATGGGCGAAATTCTGCCCCTGTTCGCGGCAGAGTGGAAGGTCAAAACGGGGCAGACGCTCACGTTCCAGCAGTCTTATGAGGCATCGGGAACCCAGGCCCGGGCCATTGCCGGCGGATTTGAAGCCGATGTGACGCTGCTGGCGATGGAAGGCGATGTCGACAAGCTGGTGAAGGCGGGACTGGTTGAAGCGGACTGGAAGGACCGGGGCGTGAACGGGATGGTGACCCGCTCGGTAGTGGCGCTCGGTACCCGCGAGGGCAACCCCAAGGGCATCCATGATTTTGCCGACCTGGCGAAGCCGGGAGTGAAGGTGCTGTATCCGAACCCTAAGACTTCCGGGGGAGCGCAATGGGACATCAATGCCATCTATGGGGCAGGCCTGAAGCTGTCTGAGGAGCAGGAAGGGGCAAAGAACCCGGCTGCCGCCAAAGCTTTTTTGGAGAGCGTACACGCCAATGTAGAATCTCTGGATAAAAGCGGGCGGGCGTCCATGGCGGCTTTTGAATACGGGGTGGGCGATGTGATTGTCACCTATGAAAATGAGCTGCTGGCCCGGATCGCACAAGGCGTCAAGTATGAAGTGATTATCCCCAGGAACACGATCCTGATCGAAAATCCGGCAGCGGTCGTGAATAAGTACGCTAAGGAACATGGCACCAGCGAAGCTGCGCAAGCCTTAGTGGATTATTTGACTACGCCGGAGGCACAGCAGGTTTTTGCCAAATACGGTTTCCGGCCGGTTGACGAGCAGGTGTATGCAGAGAATAAAGCCCGCTATCCGGTGCCTGCGGGTCTGTTCGATATTTCGTATCTGGGCGGCTGGGATGAGGTTCGCACAACACTGTACTCTAAGCGGGGCATCTGGTATCAGGTGCTGGCCGGAATCTAG
- a CDS encoding methionine ABC transporter ATP-binding protein, translating to MIEIKNVYKTFERKGQSIEALRGVSLSIARGDIYGVIGYSGAGKSTLIRLVNALERPTAGEVLVEGQDLAGYNPAELRQAKKNIGMIFQHFNLLESKTVFDNIAIPLVLLKRSKQEIRERVTELLEFTGLGDKANSYPKELSGGQKQRVGIARALASNPSILLCDEATSALDPQTTKSILELLQKVNEEYNITIMIITHEMAVIQQICNKVAVMERGEIIEQGNVLDMFGSPHHPTTQSFVQTVIHNSVPQSVLHTLKAESGRRLFKLKFVGGAASEPIINSLIRRYEVDVNILFANMTEIQNTTLGNMILQMHGDHTVIDRAADFITSQGVEITEVEA from the coding sequence ATGATTGAGATTAAAAATGTATACAAAACCTTTGAACGCAAAGGCCAGTCCATTGAAGCCCTGCGCGGGGTAAGCCTGAGTATTGCCAGAGGGGACATTTACGGCGTTATCGGCTACAGCGGTGCCGGCAAAAGCACGCTGATCCGTCTGGTCAACGCGCTGGAAAGGCCCACTGCCGGGGAAGTGCTGGTGGAAGGCCAGGATCTTGCGGGCTATAATCCGGCAGAGCTGCGGCAGGCCAAAAAGAACATCGGGATGATCTTTCAGCATTTCAATCTGCTGGAATCCAAAACCGTATTCGACAATATCGCCATTCCGCTGGTGCTGCTGAAGCGGAGCAAACAGGAAATCCGCGAGCGAGTGACCGAACTGCTTGAATTCACGGGACTCGGGGATAAAGCGAACAGCTACCCCAAGGAATTATCGGGCGGGCAAAAGCAGCGGGTCGGCATTGCCCGGGCGCTGGCGAGCAATCCCTCGATTCTGCTCTGCGATGAAGCAACTTCGGCGCTTGATCCGCAGACCACCAAGTCGATTCTGGAGCTGCTCCAAAAAGTTAACGAAGAGTACAACATTACGATCATGATCATCACCCATGAAATGGCTGTCATTCAGCAGATCTGCAACAAGGTGGCTGTCATGGAGCGTGGGGAAATCATCGAACAGGGCAATGTGCTGGATATGTTCGGGAGTCCGCATCATCCGACTACGCAGAGCTTTGTGCAGACGGTCATACACAACAGTGTGCCGCAGAGCGTGCTGCATACCCTGAAGGCGGAAAGCGGGCGGCGGCTGTTCAAGCTGAAATTTGTCGGCGGGGCGGCCTCGGAGCCGATCATCAACAGCCTCATCCGCAGGTATGAGGTGGATGTAAATATTCTGTTCGCCAATATGACGGAGATCCAGAATACAACGCTGGGCAATATGATTCTGCAGATGCACGGCGACCATACAGTGATTGACCGGGCAGCCGATTTTATCACCAGCCAGGGCGTTGAGATTACGGAGGTGGAAGCTTAA
- a CDS encoding S-ribosylhomocysteine lyase produces the protein MAKVESFQLDHTKVKAPYVRVAGTEKNEKGSTVQKYDLRLLQPNADALPTAAVHTLEHLLATYLRDELEGIIDISPMGCRTGFYLIIWDEHEPADVAAALTKVLHKVLETEHVPAVSALECGNYKDHSLFSAKEYARLVLEAGISDDPFRS, from the coding sequence ATGGCAAAAGTTGAAAGTTTCCAATTGGATCATACGAAGGTAAAAGCCCCCTATGTGCGGGTTGCAGGTACAGAGAAAAATGAGAAGGGCAGCACGGTGCAAAAATATGATCTCCGCCTGCTCCAGCCGAATGCCGACGCCCTGCCCACGGCAGCCGTCCATACGCTGGAGCATCTGCTGGCTACCTATCTGCGTGACGAGCTGGAAGGGATCATCGACATCTCTCCAATGGGGTGCAGAACCGGCTTTTATCTGATTATCTGGGATGAGCATGAGCCGGCCGATGTCGCCGCTGCACTGACCAAGGTCCTGCATAAGGTACTGGAAACCGAGCATGTGCCGGCTGTGTCTGCGCTGGAATGCGGCAATTATAAAGACCACTCCCTGTTCAGCGCCAAGGAATACGCCAGACTTGTGCTGGAAGCCGGCATCAGCGATGATCCCTTCCGCAGCTAG
- a CDS encoding methionine ABC transporter permease: MFDSVITSEQLFQALRETVVMVGVSLFFGALLGIPIGIILVITRPGGVLENRFVYAVLNPVINIIRSLPFIILLVAIIPFTRLLVHTSIGTSAAIVPLVVYVAPYIARLVENSLLEVSPGIMEAAEAMGATTFQVIWHFLLPEAFGSLILTMTTATIGLIGATAMAGTVGGGGIGDLAISYGYQRFDTFVMIVTVAILIIFVQGIQSAGNRLARKARRD, from the coding sequence ATGTTCGATTCAGTGATTACTTCGGAGCAGCTGTTTCAGGCACTGAGGGAAACCGTGGTTATGGTGGGCGTATCTTTGTTTTTCGGGGCGCTGCTGGGGATTCCGATTGGTATTATTCTGGTCATTACGCGTCCGGGCGGGGTGCTGGAGAACCGGTTTGTGTATGCGGTCCTTAATCCGGTCATTAACATCATCCGTTCGCTGCCGTTTATTATTCTGCTTGTGGCCATTATTCCTTTTACAAGACTTCTGGTGCATACATCGATCGGTACCAGCGCGGCAATTGTGCCGCTGGTTGTATATGTTGCTCCTTATATAGCGCGGCTGGTGGAGAACTCTTTGCTTGAGGTCAGCCCTGGAATCATGGAAGCTGCTGAAGCGATGGGCGCGACTACCTTTCAGGTCATTTGGCATTTTCTGCTCCCCGAGGCTTTTGGTTCATTGATTCTGACGATGACAACCGCGACGATCGGACTGATCGGGGCTACCGCAATGGCAGGCACAGTGGGCGGCGGGGGGATTGGCGATTTGGCCATCTCCTATGGCTATCAGCGTTTTGATACCTTTGTGATGATTGTGACTGTGGCGATTCTGATTATATTTGTCCAGGGCATTCAGTCCGCAGGGAACCGGCTCGCCCGCAAAGCCCGCCGCGATTAA
- a CDS encoding aminotransferase class I/II-fold pyridoxal phosphate-dependent enzyme — protein MDFIPSRIVTELPGNYFNAMKAKIALYRSRGIDVIDLASGNPDQPTPEHIVAALKEAVDKPENQGYPPFYGKSATLEAIAVFYQREYGVALDPETEVAVFSGSGIGVVGIPQSLLNPGDLLLTVDPAYPAYHAAAALAGARVHTIPAYEAEGFLPDYGTVPEELARQVKLLMLNYPNNPTGAVATAEFFERTLDFAARYGFAVLNDFAYGAFGFDGHKPVSLLQQPGGKEYGIEIYTASKTFNMAGWRFGFAVGNASIIAALKHYHTQAYSTVFGAVQDAAAAALLGPQEGVAELGRLYERRRDVLVAGLRELGWEIKAPQGTFFAWFRVPEGYTAASFAACLLDEAQVAVAEGGGFGVQGREYVRVSLVNSEDKLNEAVDRIAAAGIFKRVKLTAGQEAVRHD, from the coding sequence ATGGATTTTATACCCTCCAGAATCGTCACGGAGCTTCCAGGTAATTATTTCAACGCTATGAAAGCCAAAATCGCCTTATACCGCAGCAGAGGAATCGACGTTATTGATCTGGCCAGCGGCAATCCCGATCAGCCGACGCCGGAGCATATTGTTGCCGCCTTGAAGGAGGCGGTAGACAAGCCGGAGAATCAGGGCTACCCGCCCTTTTATGGCAAAAGCGCTACGCTTGAGGCCATCGCTGTTTTTTATCAGCGTGAATATGGGGTGGCCCTTGACCCGGAGACGGAAGTCGCAGTGTTCAGCGGTTCAGGAATCGGGGTGGTCGGCATTCCGCAGAGCCTGCTGAATCCGGGAGATCTGCTGCTGACGGTCGATCCCGCCTATCCGGCCTATCACGCGGCCGCCGCCTTAGCCGGAGCCCGTGTTCACACGATCCCCGCCTATGAAGCCGAAGGCTTCCTTCCTGATTACGGGACAGTTCCGGAGGAATTAGCCCGTCAGGTCAAGCTGCTGATGCTGAACTATCCCAATAATCCGACGGGGGCGGTGGCTACGGCGGAATTCTTTGAACGGACGCTCGATTTTGCGGCCCGCTATGGATTTGCGGTGCTGAACGATTTTGCTTACGGCGCCTTTGGCTTCGACGGCCATAAGCCGGTCAGTCTGCTGCAGCAGCCGGGCGGCAAGGAATACGGCATCGAAATCTATACCGCCTCCAAAACGTTCAACATGGCCGGCTGGCGCTTCGGCTTTGCCGTGGGCAACGCCTCGATTATCGCGGCACTGAAGCATTATCACACCCAGGCGTACAGCACGGTGTTCGGTGCAGTGCAGGATGCGGCGGCGGCTGCGCTGCTGGGTCCCCAGGAGGGGGTTGCAGAGCTTGGCAGACTGTATGAGCGGCGGCGTGACGTGCTGGTTGCCGGACTGCGGGAGCTGGGATGGGAGATTAAGGCTCCGCAGGGCACCTTTTTTGCCTGGTTCAGAGTCCCGGAAGGCTATACAGCGGCGTCTTTTGCAGCATGTCTGCTGGATGAGGCGCAGGTTGCCGTCGCTGAAGGCGGCGGTTTTGGAGTGCAGGGCCGCGAATATGTGCGGGTCAGCCTCGTGAACAGCGAGGACAAGCTGAACGAAGCCGTTGACCGGATCGCGGCAGCAGGCATATTCAAACGGGTCAAGTTAACGGCCGGTCAGGAGGCGGTGCGCCATGATTGA
- a CDS encoding SDR family NAD(P)-dependent oxidoreductase → MLNIDFAGKTLVVTGGLTGIGKGITDLFLKAGANVVIGDIACRPGLERIHDRLVQIQMDVTVSADAARLIDAAVEAFGGVDFLVNNSGTSTMDYAVDIREEDWDKVMDINAKGVYLVSQAGARQMLRQGGGGRIINIASQAGKNGYRCMGNYVASKHAVLGFTKVMALELARAQILVNAVCPGIVETDMKRRERVEGAVLRGMQPEDILAEDRSQVPLGRTAEPEDVANVVLFLASPLSSYMTGQAINVTGGMTMN, encoded by the coding sequence ATGCTGAATATTGACTTTGCCGGTAAAACCCTTGTTGTAACCGGAGGGCTTACCGGAATCGGCAAGGGAATCACAGATTTATTCCTTAAGGCCGGAGCAAATGTAGTTATCGGAGATATCGCCTGCCGCCCCGGCCTTGAACGTATCCATGACCGGCTGGTACAGATTCAGATGGATGTCACCGTAAGTGCGGACGCTGCGCGGCTGATTGACGCTGCTGTGGAGGCTTTTGGCGGAGTCGACTTTCTGGTGAACAACAGCGGGACCTCGACGATGGATTACGCCGTGGATATCCGGGAGGAAGACTGGGATAAGGTCATGGATATCAACGCCAAGGGCGTATATCTGGTCTCCCAGGCGGGAGCAAGACAGATGCTGCGCCAGGGCGGAGGCGGCCGCATCATCAACATTGCCTCCCAGGCAGGCAAAAACGGCTACCGCTGCATGGGCAACTATGTCGCGTCCAAGCATGCCGTGCTTGGCTTCACCAAGGTGATGGCGCTGGAGCTGGCCCGGGCGCAAATCCTGGTGAACGCCGTCTGTCCCGGCATCGTCGAGACGGACATGAAGCGGCGCGAGCGTGTAGAAGGCGCTGTCCTGCGCGGCATGCAGCCGGAGGATATTCTCGCTGAGGACCGCTCGCAGGTGCCGCTGGGCCGGACAGCCGAGCCGGAGGATGTAGCCAATGTAGTGCTGTTCCTCGCCAGCCCGCTGTCCTCCTATATGACGGGCCAGGCCATTAACGTGACCGGCGGCATGACGATGAATTAA
- a CDS encoding MBL fold metallo-hydrolase: MDTLVFLGTGDAMGVPRVYCSCETCMEARSSGDNARLRSSVLIDNGSDFWVIDCGPDWRRQMELQGRRSMRRLLVTHPHFDHIGGLPEWADSCRWMGYRGELYAPAEVIPVIQRQYPWLGGQIDMIPCDDGLELDGWQIRTWRVNHGKNGYSYAYRLEKDGYTWVYCPDSISLGPEETKHMHGADLLVLGTSFYYESAELSTRSVYDMTEAAELLDIVQPVRAVYTHMSHDVDMRKDYILPGNVTLAVTGLKLRLGHVEG, translated from the coding sequence GTGGACACATTGGTATTTTTGGGAACTGGGGATGCCATGGGCGTACCCCGGGTATATTGCAGCTGCGAGACCTGCATGGAAGCAAGAAGCAGCGGCGACAACGCCCGGCTGCGTTCCTCCGTGCTTATCGATAATGGCAGTGATTTCTGGGTTATTGACTGCGGGCCGGATTGGCGGCGGCAGATGGAGCTGCAGGGACGGCGCAGCATGCGCAGGCTGCTGGTGACTCATCCCCACTTCGATCATATCGGCGGATTGCCGGAATGGGCCGACAGCTGCCGCTGGATGGGGTACAGAGGGGAGCTCTACGCTCCGGCGGAGGTGATTCCTGTGATTCAGCGGCAGTATCCGTGGCTTGGCGGGCAGATCGATATGATTCCTTGCGATGACGGTCTTGAGCTGGATGGCTGGCAGATCCGCACCTGGCGGGTTAACCATGGCAAGAATGGCTATTCCTACGCCTACAGGCTGGAAAAGGACGGCTACACCTGGGTCTATTGCCCGGATTCCATTTCACTGGGACCGGAGGAGACGAAGCATATGCATGGAGCAGATCTGCTGGTGCTGGGGACAAGCTTTTATTATGAATCCGCCGAGCTGTCCACCCGTTCAGTGTATGATATGACTGAAGCGGCAGAGCTGCTGGACATCGTACAGCCAGTCCGTGCGGTGTATACGCATATGTCGCATGATGTGGATATGAGAAAAGACTACATTCTGCCGGGCAATGTGACGCTCGCGGTAACAGGACTGAAGCTGCGGCTGGGTCACGTCGAAGGCTGA